One window of Dyadobacter sandarakinus genomic DNA carries:
- a CDS encoding bile acid:sodium symporter family protein — MNVYKLLFGLAALLLLAGLVLAFSGNLASAGPVFIAFFLALAVSFRGFDKLRGFTYTTVIFAAVTTAMYYPQHFQTVGDFKLAALITPLIQIIMFGMGTSMSFGDFVGVVKMPKGVLIGVVSHFIIMPTIGYTLASISGFPPEIAAGIILIGCSPNGMASNVISYLAKANLALSITITAISTMLAPIVTPILMSQLAGAFVQIDTLHMMWDIIKMVIIPIGAGLVFNRLFSGKVKWLDAAMPLISMGGIAFIIVIITAAGRDSLLSIGPTLLLLVLFHNLSGYTLGYWSGRLFKMSERDCRTIAIEVGMQNGGLASGIAKEMGKMATVGLAPAIFGPLMNITGSILASWWQSKPTGDEETYVETGRMH; from the coding sequence ATGAATGTTTACAAGCTACTTTTTGGCCTGGCGGCTTTGCTTCTGCTGGCGGGTCTTGTTCTGGCTTTCAGCGGCAACCTTGCTTCTGCGGGCCCTGTGTTCATTGCATTTTTTCTCGCGCTCGCAGTCAGTTTCCGCGGGTTCGACAAGCTCAGAGGCTTTACCTATACGACGGTCATTTTTGCAGCAGTGACCACCGCCATGTACTATCCCCAGCATTTCCAGACCGTAGGCGATTTCAAGCTGGCCGCACTGATTACGCCTTTAATCCAGATCATCATGTTCGGAATGGGTACTTCCATGAGCTTCGGTGATTTTGTAGGGGTTGTAAAAATGCCGAAAGGCGTGCTGATCGGGGTTGTGAGCCACTTTATCATCATGCCTACAATTGGTTATACCCTGGCCAGTATCAGCGGTTTTCCACCTGAGATTGCTGCGGGTATCATCCTGATCGGCTGCTCACCCAACGGAATGGCATCCAATGTGATCTCCTATCTTGCCAAGGCAAACCTGGCTTTGTCTATCACCATTACAGCCATTTCCACCATGCTCGCGCCCATTGTCACCCCGATTCTGATGAGTCAGCTGGCCGGTGCATTCGTACAGATCGACACGCTGCACATGATGTGGGATATTATCAAAATGGTTATTATTCCTATCGGAGCAGGGCTGGTATTTAACAGGTTGTTCAGCGGCAAGGTCAAGTGGCTGGATGCCGCCATGCCACTGATTTCAATGGGAGGGATTGCATTTATCATTGTCATTATCACTGCTGCCGGACGTGACAGCCTGTTGTCCATCGGACCGACGCTGCTCCTGCTGGTATTGTTCCATAACCTTTCGGGCTATACGTTGGGGTACTGGTCGGGCAGGCTGTTCAAAATGAGTGAGCGCGATTGCCGTACCATCGCCATTGAAGTGGGTATGCAAAACGGCGGACTGGCTTCCGGCATCGCCAAGGAAATGGGCAAAATGGCCACTGTCGGACTGGCTCCTGCCATTTTCGGCCCCCTCATGAACATTACCGGCTCCATTCTCGCCTCCTGGTGGCAAAGCAAGCCCACCGGCGATGAAGAAACGTATGTAGAAACCGGCAGAATGCATTGA
- the moeB gene encoding HesA/MoeB/ThiF family protein: protein MEPLERKRYSRQILLPEIGLAGQEKLRAARVLVVGAGGLGCPVLQYIVAAGVGTVGIADDDTVDLTNLHRQILYTRDDIGKNKAETAVQKLLQLNPHVHFTAYPVRLTPENAEEIASGYDIVVDGSDNFPTRYLVDDVCAKQKKLLVFGSILRFEGQVSVFNGPSGPSYRSLFPDSGEADNCADAGVLGVLPGIIGTYMANEVIKLICGIGQPLVGKLLIFNALNAATQIFGLSGNTGAEHNASGTEINFTNQHDELLSWESYEAFAATSPGDYWLVDVREPYEFEADNFGGVNIPLSEITDNLKELPAGKTVVLYCTTGTRSQKAAKLLGKAGYAGKLLTAGNW from the coding sequence ATGGAACCCCTCGAACGCAAGCGGTACAGCCGGCAGATCCTGCTGCCCGAAATCGGTTTAGCCGGACAGGAAAAATTGCGCGCTGCCAGGGTGCTGGTCGTAGGTGCGGGCGGCTTGGGTTGCCCGGTCCTCCAATACATCGTTGCCGCCGGCGTCGGTACAGTAGGCATTGCCGATGACGACACGGTTGACCTTACCAACCTGCACCGGCAAATCCTTTACACCCGGGATGATATTGGTAAAAACAAGGCTGAAACAGCAGTTCAGAAGCTTTTACAGCTCAACCCGCATGTGCATTTTACCGCCTACCCTGTAAGACTGACGCCTGAGAATGCGGAGGAAATTGCGTCGGGTTACGATATCGTTGTAGATGGATCGGACAATTTTCCTACCCGCTACCTGGTGGATGATGTTTGTGCCAAACAGAAAAAACTGCTCGTATTCGGCTCTATACTGCGTTTTGAAGGACAGGTATCTGTTTTTAATGGTCCGTCCGGTCCCTCCTACCGCTCGCTGTTCCCCGACAGTGGTGAGGCAGATAACTGCGCGGATGCAGGTGTACTTGGCGTGCTTCCCGGAATTATCGGTACGTATATGGCCAATGAAGTCATCAAGCTGATCTGCGGGATCGGCCAGCCCCTCGTGGGTAAGTTGCTGATTTTTAATGCATTGAATGCTGCTACGCAGATATTTGGTCTTTCAGGAAATACCGGCGCGGAGCATAATGCTTCCGGTACAGAAATTAATTTTACCAATCAGCACGACGAATTACTGAGCTGGGAATCCTATGAGGCATTTGCAGCCACTTCGCCGGGCGACTACTGGCTGGTGGACGTGCGCGAGCCTTATGAGTTTGAGGCGGATAATTTCGGGGGCGTTAACATTCCGCTTTCAGAAATAACCGACAACCTGAAAGAACTTCCGGCCGGGAAAACCGTCGTGCTTTATTGCACCACCGGAACCCGCAGTCAAAAAGCCGCAAAGCTGCTCGGCAAAGCGGGATATGCAGGCAAACTCCTGACGGCCGGCAACTGGTAA
- the nuoB gene encoding NADH-quinone oxidoreductase subunit NuoB — protein sequence MSESIKNGDGGIILTNAEDLMNWARLSSLWPMGFGLACCAIEMMATYASNYDLERFGILPRPSPRQSDVMIVAGTVTFKMADRIRRLYEQMPEPRYVISMGSCSNCGGPYWEHGYHVVKGVDRIIPVDVYVPGCPPRPEALIGGFMRLQEKIRGEHPLAPDLFLEMEAEAVNQ from the coding sequence ATGAGTGAAAGTATTAAAAATGGCGACGGAGGTATCATCCTGACCAATGCGGAGGACCTGATGAACTGGGCACGACTATCGTCGCTGTGGCCTATGGGCTTCGGCCTCGCCTGCTGTGCGATTGAAATGATGGCCACGTACGCTTCCAATTACGACCTCGAACGTTTCGGAATTCTGCCCAGGCCCTCGCCCAGGCAGTCTGATGTAATGATTGTGGCCGGTACGGTAACCTTTAAAATGGCCGACCGGATCCGTCGGCTTTACGAGCAGATGCCCGAGCCGCGCTACGTAATATCCATGGGAAGTTGCTCCAATTGCGGTGGTCCTTACTGGGAACATGGGTATCATGTGGTAAAAGGTGTGGACAGGATCATACCGGTAGACGTCTATGTTCCCGGCTGTCCGCCCAGGCCCGAAGCCCTCATCGGCGGTTTTATGCGGTTGCAGGAAAAAATCAGGGGCGAACATCCGCTGGCTCCCGACCTGTTTCTGGAAATGGAGGCTGAGGCCGTAAACCAATAA
- a CDS encoding GNAT family N-acetyltransferase translates to MDLIIRSAALKDLPAILDIVNHSILHSTAIYDYDVRTMEEQQAWFEQMVLNGMPVIVAEQEGKVIGYGSYNIFRPKIGYKFSVEHSIYLDDKSRGMGVGGRLLGSLIQRAKEQGLHTMIAGIDASNRGSIEFHKKYGFVEKGYLKEVAYKFDQWLDLVFMQLLLDDHY, encoded by the coding sequence ATGGATCTTATTATCAGAAGTGCTGCATTAAAGGATCTCCCTGCTATTCTGGATATTGTTAATCACAGCATTCTTCACTCTACCGCTATTTACGATTATGACGTGCGGACCATGGAGGAGCAGCAAGCCTGGTTTGAACAAATGGTGCTGAACGGAATGCCCGTGATTGTGGCGGAGCAGGAGGGGAAAGTAATCGGGTATGGCTCGTACAACATCTTCCGGCCCAAAATCGGCTATAAGTTCAGTGTGGAGCATTCTATTTACCTGGATGATAAATCACGCGGGATGGGCGTAGGCGGCAGGCTCTTGGGAAGCCTCATTCAGCGTGCCAAGGAGCAGGGGCTTCATACCATGATCGCCGGCATCGACGCTTCCAATCGTGGCAGCATTGAGTTTCACAAAAAATATGGTTTTGTAGAAAAAGGCTACCTGAAAGAGGTCGCCTATAAATTTGATCAGTGGCTGGATCTGGTGTTTATGCAGCTGCTGCTGGATGATCATTATTGA
- a CDS encoding amidohydrolase/deacetylase family metallohydrolase — MRKKFFLAAALCCLFHFSDAQKYSIVIKGGTVIDPKNNINSVMDVALKGDTVMLVAKNIDPKEGRQVVNAKGLYVTPGLIDMHSHNFYGTKMDQTYSNGPNALPPDGFTFRTGVTTVVDAGCAGWKSFADFKKQTIDISKTRVLAFLNIVGEGMRGGNYEQIVEDMDAAATARVAKENPDYIVGIKLAHFNGHNWTPTDRAVEAGKLANIPVMIDFGGAQPVLSIEELFMNHLRPGDIFTHCFGQLNGREPILDVATGKIKPFVYEARKKGILFDVGYGGISFAFSQAIPAVKSGFYPNTISTDIHTGSMNNAMKDMLNVMSKFLAMGMDLPAVIKASTWAPAQAIHREELGNLSAGSRADVSVLRVLDGKFQMADTGTFGFVDYTGTRITGKQKLEAEVTIRGGKVVYDLNGITNPLVLSRN; from the coding sequence ATGCGTAAGAAATTCTTTTTAGCCGCAGCCCTCTGCTGCCTTTTCCACTTCTCCGACGCGCAGAAGTACTCCATCGTCATCAAAGGCGGCACCGTCATTGATCCGAAAAATAACATCAACTCCGTCATGGACGTAGCATTGAAAGGGGATACCGTCATGCTCGTCGCCAAAAACATTGATCCCAAGGAAGGCCGCCAGGTCGTAAATGCGAAAGGTCTTTACGTAACACCGGGCCTGATCGACATGCACTCCCACAATTTTTATGGTACCAAAATGGACCAGACATACAGCAATGGACCCAATGCCCTCCCACCCGATGGCTTTACTTTCCGTACCGGTGTAACTACGGTAGTGGATGCCGGCTGTGCTGGGTGGAAATCCTTTGCCGACTTTAAAAAACAGACCATCGACATCTCAAAAACCCGCGTGCTGGCCTTCCTGAATATTGTGGGCGAAGGAATGCGCGGCGGGAACTATGAGCAGATTGTGGAAGATATGGATGCGGCCGCCACAGCCAGAGTAGCCAAAGAAAATCCGGATTACATTGTGGGTATCAAACTCGCGCACTTCAATGGTCACAACTGGACGCCTACCGATCGGGCCGTAGAAGCTGGCAAGCTGGCCAACATCCCGGTAATGATCGATTTTGGCGGGGCTCAGCCGGTCCTTTCCATTGAAGAACTATTTATGAATCACCTGCGTCCCGGTGATATTTTCACACATTGCTTTGGCCAGCTCAACGGGCGCGAGCCGATCCTGGACGTAGCGACGGGCAAGATTAAACCATTTGTATACGAGGCACGCAAAAAAGGTATTTTGTTTGACGTAGGCTATGGTGGCATCAGCTTTGCCTTTTCTCAGGCCATTCCAGCAGTAAAAAGCGGATTTTATCCGAATACCATCAGTACTGATATCCATACGGGCAGCATGAACAATGCCATGAAAGACATGCTCAATGTAATGTCCAAATTCCTGGCGATGGGCATGGACCTCCCTGCGGTCATCAAAGCGAGTACCTGGGCCCCTGCGCAGGCCATTCACCGGGAAGAGCTGGGCAACCTTTCGGCAGGTTCCCGGGCCGATGTGTCGGTATTGCGGGTACTGGACGGTAAGTTCCAGATGGCCGACACGGGTACTTTCGGTTTTGTCGATTACACGGGTACCCGGATCACAGGCAAGCAGAAGCTGGAAGCAGAAGTGACGATCCGTGGCGGAAAAGTGGTGTATGACCTGAATGGGATCACCAATCCGCTCGTCTTGTCGCGCAACTAG
- a CDS encoding nitrilase family protein — protein sequence MQPIKIATAQFENKSGDKAYNLSVIDKLSAEAAAKGAQAIAFHECSVTGYTFARNLTREQMLDLSEYIPDGPSVQKLRVIAAKNGIAILAGLFEKDEDGKMYKAYVCVDSTGLVAKYRKLHPFINPHLTPGDQYVVFDLLGWKCGILICYDNNIIENVRATKLLGADIIFMPHVTMCTPSTRPGAGFVDPRLWENRHTDPTSLRQEFDSLKGRAWLMKWLPARAYDNAVYAVFSNPIGMDDDQLKNGCSMILDPYGDVVAECRELDDAIALATLNPAHLTKAGGHRYIQARRPELYGDIIAREHASEQKVVWM from the coding sequence ATGCAACCCATTAAAATTGCCACTGCACAGTTTGAAAACAAAAGCGGCGACAAGGCGTACAACCTTTCGGTGATAGACAAGCTTTCAGCCGAGGCAGCCGCAAAAGGTGCCCAGGCCATTGCCTTTCATGAATGCTCCGTGACCGGATACACCTTTGCGCGAAACCTGACGCGGGAGCAGATGCTCGACCTGTCTGAGTACATCCCCGACGGACCAAGCGTGCAGAAGCTGAGGGTTATCGCTGCAAAAAACGGAATTGCGATTCTTGCAGGCCTGTTTGAAAAAGATGAGGATGGTAAAATGTACAAGGCCTACGTTTGTGTAGACAGTACAGGGCTCGTTGCCAAATACCGCAAGCTGCACCCATTTATAAATCCTCACCTTACGCCAGGCGACCAGTATGTGGTTTTTGATCTGCTCGGCTGGAAATGCGGCATCCTGATCTGCTACGATAATAATATTATTGAAAATGTGCGGGCAACGAAGCTACTGGGTGCCGATATCATTTTTATGCCCCATGTAACGATGTGCACCCCATCCACGCGCCCCGGTGCCGGTTTCGTCGATCCGCGGCTTTGGGAAAACCGCCATACTGATCCTACTTCGCTCCGGCAGGAATTCGACAGCCTGAAAGGCCGTGCCTGGCTCATGAAGTGGCTGCCTGCCCGGGCGTACGATAATGCAGTTTATGCCGTCTTTTCAAATCCGATCGGCATGGACGATGACCAGTTGAAAAATGGCTGCTCCATGATCCTGGACCCTTATGGGGACGTGGTAGCCGAGTGCCGGGAACTGGACGATGCTATTGCTTTGGCTACCTTAAACCCCGCCCACCTGACGAAGGCCGGTGGCCACCGGTATATACAAGCCCGCCGGCCGGAGCTTTACGGTGACATTATCGCCCGGGAACATGCTTCTGAGCAAAAGGTTGTCTGGATGTAG
- a CDS encoding SusD/RagB family nutrient-binding outer membrane lipoprotein, giving the protein MNKFLKLSYMAAMAIFISSCDNNFEEMNVNPNASTEVVPGYLFTRAQLVTVSNNFTGAAYLTIGGSMQHFATYKEVPAAGDKYFNFGYSQGSWALYGGDPATAGAVIDINQVIDAVSANPMDVNKLSVARIWRAYLFHRLTDLYGDIPYSDAGTALTDKNYTPKYDEQKDIYADMLKEIEESVNAFDAAQATFGNADLIYSGDITKWKKFAYSLMMRLGMRLTQVDPAMSEAWVKKAIAGGVIVDDADIATIAYVDGSITASRNFIAAGLIGTDYVSPGGDNVEGGKLAKTLIDHLKTTKDPRLNVISVVWTKANANSPYVADTSTALQKGMPNAAFNSLPADFDTYSEPNPNTILKYNAPLLVFTTAESHLLLAEAAVRGWYSGGSAASEYEKAVVSGIKQWALFGTGGIVSDAKIAAYLAANPYKTTGTVAQQIEQISTQKWVALFLEDEYEIWSNWRRTGYPNLTPTNYPGNLTGGKIPTRFVIPDSEEQYNQANFYEARTRQGGTNTLSSTVWWDK; this is encoded by the coding sequence ATGAACAAATTTTTGAAACTATCATATATGGCCGCCATGGCCATCTTCATCTCCTCCTGCGACAACAACTTCGAGGAAATGAACGTGAACCCCAATGCTTCCACGGAGGTAGTACCGGGTTACCTGTTTACGCGGGCACAGCTCGTGACGGTGAGCAACAACTTTACAGGAGCGGCTTACCTGACAATCGGTGGTTCCATGCAGCATTTTGCTACTTACAAGGAAGTACCTGCTGCGGGCGACAAGTACTTCAACTTCGGCTACTCACAGGGCAGCTGGGCACTCTACGGCGGCGATCCTGCCACGGCCGGCGCGGTGATCGACATCAACCAGGTTATTGATGCGGTGTCTGCCAATCCGATGGACGTTAACAAGCTGTCAGTAGCGCGTATCTGGCGTGCATACCTCTTTCACCGCCTTACGGATCTGTACGGAGACATTCCGTATTCGGATGCAGGTACTGCGCTGACAGACAAAAACTACACGCCCAAGTACGACGAGCAGAAGGACATTTATGCCGATATGCTGAAAGAGATCGAAGAATCGGTCAATGCATTCGATGCAGCACAGGCTACTTTCGGCAATGCTGATCTGATTTACTCGGGTGATATTACGAAATGGAAAAAATTTGCCTACTCCCTGATGATGCGCCTCGGTATGCGTCTGACACAGGTGGATCCGGCGATGTCGGAAGCGTGGGTGAAGAAAGCCATCGCAGGTGGTGTGATCGTGGATGATGCTGATATCGCTACAATCGCCTACGTTGACGGATCTATCACGGCGAGCCGGAACTTTATTGCGGCAGGTTTGATCGGGACAGATTATGTATCGCCGGGCGGCGACAATGTAGAAGGCGGTAAGCTGGCTAAAACTTTAATCGATCACCTGAAAACGACCAAAGATCCGCGTTTGAACGTGATTTCAGTCGTGTGGACGAAAGCCAATGCAAATTCACCTTACGTAGCAGATACCTCTACTGCATTACAAAAGGGTATGCCCAATGCTGCATTCAACTCCCTGCCTGCTGACTTCGATACCTACTCGGAGCCCAATCCGAACACAATCCTGAAATACAATGCGCCACTTCTGGTATTTACAACTGCTGAATCGCACCTGCTGCTTGCAGAAGCTGCCGTAAGAGGATGGTACTCAGGCGGAAGTGCTGCTTCCGAGTATGAAAAAGCGGTAGTTTCCGGTATAAAACAATGGGCATTGTTCGGCACAGGCGGCATTGTTTCCGATGCGAAAATCGCCGCCTACCTGGCTGCTAACCCTTACAAGACAACCGGGACGGTAGCGCAGCAGATCGAACAGATCTCTACACAAAAGTGGGTAGCACTGTTCCTGGAAGATGAGTACGAAATCTGGTCCAACTGGCGCCGTACTGGATATCCGAACCTGACTCCTACCAACTATCCTGGTAACCTGACAGGTGGAAAAATCCCTACCCGCTTTGTAATTCCGGATTCGGAAGAGCAGTACAACCAGGCCAACTTTTACGAAGCCAGAACACGTCAGGGAGGCACGAACACGCTTTCCAGTACGGTGTGGTGGGATAAGTAA
- a CDS encoding NADH-quinone oxidoreductase subunit A, which produces MLTDFGYILLFIIAALVLLSVMLSVARFLRPNRPNEEKLTTYESGEDPIGNANVQFNVRFYVVALIFVLFEVELLFLFPWAVVFGNEDLVAQTNGQWGWFALGEMTVFILILVVGLAYAWAKGYLDWVRPKPQIPDIKSPVPADMYLQINQKYEKK; this is translated from the coding sequence ATGCTGACAGACTTTGGCTACATTCTGCTTTTTATCATTGCCGCACTTGTGCTGCTGAGCGTGATGCTGAGCGTTGCGCGGTTCCTGCGCCCCAATCGCCCCAATGAAGAAAAACTGACCACCTATGAATCTGGCGAGGACCCGATAGGTAATGCCAATGTGCAGTTTAACGTGCGCTTCTACGTGGTGGCACTCATTTTCGTGCTTTTCGAAGTGGAGCTGCTGTTCCTTTTCCCCTGGGCGGTGGTGTTTGGCAACGAAGACCTGGTTGCGCAGACCAACGGTCAGTGGGGCTGGTTTGCACTGGGTGAAATGACTGTATTTATTCTCATCCTCGTCGTTGGCCTGGCTTATGCCTGGGCCAAAGGCTACCTCGACTGGGTGCGCCCCAAACCGCAGATACCGGATATAAAATCACCAGTACCAGCGGATATGTACCTTCAGATCAATCAGAAGTACGAAAAAAAGTAG
- a CDS encoding sulfite exporter TauE/SafE family protein, translating into MLAKVLALKLPASPLWYLIPLTVLASLLGVLFLNGTIAFTQDEAVSFLTGDFMFYVLVGLGAQLVDGALGMAYGVTSNSFLLSLGVSPAVSSASVHFAEMFTTGASAISHFRFKNINKKLFKSLLIPGVLGAVTGAYLLSDVIDGDAIKPYIAFYMLVLGIIIIRKALLKPGVKNKTRRIGILAASGGFLDSVGGGGWGPIVTSTLLGQGRDPRYTIGSVNAAEFVIAFSSGVTFLLFNGISSWPVVLGLIVGGVIAAPVGAMLVGKIKRKPLMLIIGALVISLSVRTILLSI; encoded by the coding sequence ATGCTCGCAAAAGTCCTTGCCCTGAAATTACCTGCCTCTCCGCTCTGGTACCTGATTCCGCTCACCGTGCTTGCTTCCCTTTTGGGAGTGCTTTTTCTCAATGGTACGATTGCGTTCACGCAGGATGAGGCAGTCTCGTTTTTGACGGGCGATTTTATGTTTTATGTGCTGGTCGGGCTGGGTGCGCAGCTGGTGGACGGTGCATTGGGCATGGCTTACGGTGTCACTTCCAACTCCTTTTTACTAAGCCTGGGCGTATCACCCGCGGTGAGCAGTGCCAGTGTGCACTTTGCAGAGATGTTTACAACCGGTGCATCGGCCATTTCGCATTTCAGGTTTAAAAACATCAATAAAAAGCTGTTTAAAAGTCTGCTCATCCCCGGCGTACTAGGCGCTGTAACTGGCGCGTACCTGCTTTCCGACGTGATCGACGGTGACGCCATCAAGCCTTATATTGCGTTTTACATGCTGGTACTCGGCATTATTATCATCCGCAAAGCCCTGCTCAAACCGGGCGTTAAAAATAAAACCAGGCGCATCGGTATCCTTGCGGCGTCAGGCGGGTTTCTGGATTCAGTAGGCGGTGGCGGCTGGGGTCCCATTGTGACTTCCACCCTACTGGGCCAGGGCCGTGATCCCCGTTATACGATCGGTTCGGTAAATGCCGCAGAGTTTGTCATTGCATTTTCCAGCGGTGTTACGTTCCTGCTTTTCAATGGGATCAGCAGCTGGCCAGTGGTGTTGGGCCTGATTGTAGGCGGTGTGATTGCTGCTCCGGTTGGCGCAATGCTCGTAGGCAAGATCAAGCGCAAACCTTTGATGCTGATCATCGGCGCGCTGGTGATCAGTCTGAGCGTGCGGACCATCCTGCTCAGCATCTGA
- a CDS encoding NADH-quinone oxidoreductase subunit C codes for MDFQELTDLVKAHFPQYTIEADMRNPQPALLIPASGIADICAFLHADPRLFFDFLACITAIDNGPEKGTMELIYNMTSIPYGRDLVLKMVFARNEAGTPLPAIPTVSHIWRTADWHEREIFDLMGIAFTGHPDLRRILLPEDWDGHPLRRDYAVEGRYHGIYIRFEDGTTQERVSSEDRR; via the coding sequence ATGGATTTTCAGGAACTTACCGACCTTGTAAAGGCGCACTTTCCACAGTACACAATTGAAGCCGATATGCGCAATCCGCAGCCCGCATTGCTCATTCCGGCATCGGGCATTGCAGACATCTGTGCATTCCTGCATGCTGATCCGAGGTTGTTTTTCGACTTTCTTGCGTGCATTACGGCCATTGATAACGGACCGGAAAAGGGTACCATGGAGCTCATCTATAATATGACCTCTATTCCGTACGGCCGTGATCTTGTTTTGAAAATGGTGTTTGCGAGAAATGAGGCAGGCACTCCGCTTCCTGCTATACCTACGGTGAGCCACATCTGGCGTACAGCCGACTGGCACGAGCGCGAAATTTTTGACCTGATGGGTATTGCATTTACCGGCCACCCCGACCTGAGGCGCATTTTGCTGCCGGAGGATTGGGATGGGCATCCGCTACGCCGCGACTATGCTGTGGAGGGGCGGTATCATGGTATTTACATCCGGTTTGAAGACGGCACGACACAGGAACGTGTTTCGTCGGAAGACAGGCGCTAG
- a CDS encoding RraA family protein, producing the protein MRLQFLASLALASLAAGAPRFAEAQTIPKEELIFLTSEWKGERFPDGRPKVSDDLVRRAKEINIEEAWVVLKNEGYNCQFEGNWKIVHDDVVIAGRALTAQFMPSRPDIEKNIKDRGSKQGRIGNTNSWPIDMLSKGDVYVADGMGKIVEGTLIGDNLANSIFAKTGNGVVFDASVRDLDGLSKIPGFNAFVRDFDPSYLKDAVVTGINTPIRIGRAVVLPGDLVLGKKEGVIFIPAHMVEKVVVTAEFIALRDKFGIQMLKEGKYTPGQIDSQWSDALKNDFLKWLDKNPGEIPMKRSELDEYMKKRTW; encoded by the coding sequence ATGAGATTACAGTTTCTTGCGTCCCTCGCATTAGCTTCCCTCGCTGCGGGCGCCCCGCGCTTTGCCGAAGCCCAGACAATTCCCAAGGAAGAACTGATTTTCCTGACATCCGAATGGAAAGGAGAACGTTTCCCGGACGGCCGGCCGAAGGTTTCTGACGACCTTGTCCGCCGCGCTAAGGAAATCAACATTGAGGAAGCCTGGGTAGTGCTTAAAAATGAAGGATATAACTGCCAGTTTGAAGGCAACTGGAAAATCGTGCACGACGATGTGGTGATCGCCGGGCGCGCATTGACGGCCCAGTTTATGCCATCCAGGCCCGACATTGAAAAAAACATCAAGGACCGCGGCTCCAAGCAGGGCCGTATTGGCAACACCAACTCCTGGCCCATCGACATGCTGAGCAAGGGCGACGTATATGTGGCTGACGGTATGGGTAAAATCGTGGAAGGAACACTGATCGGTGACAACCTTGCAAATTCAATTTTTGCCAAGACTGGTAATGGTGTGGTGTTTGATGCCTCGGTACGTGACCTGGACGGACTCTCCAAAATTCCCGGCTTCAATGCATTTGTCCGTGATTTTGATCCCTCCTACCTGAAAGATGCAGTCGTTACCGGCATCAACACGCCGATCCGCATCGGGCGTGCCGTAGTACTGCCGGGCGATCTCGTACTGGGTAAGAAAGAGGGTGTGATTTTCATCCCTGCACACATGGTGGAAAAGGTAGTGGTCACGGCAGAGTTCATCGCTTTGCGTGACAAATTTGGCATTCAGATGCTGAAAGAGGGCAAGTACACGCCTGGCCAGATCGACAGTCAATGGTCTGACGCGCTGAAAAATGATTTTCTGAAATGGCTTGATAAAAATCCGGGCGAAATTCCAATGAAACGCTCGGAACTTGACGAGTACATGAAGAAACGCACCTGGTAG